One stretch of Falco naumanni isolate bFalNau1 chromosome 7, bFalNau1.pat, whole genome shotgun sequence DNA includes these proteins:
- the LOC121091377 gene encoding sodium/nucleoside cotransporter 2-like, with protein sequence MEENQITLGNLEKGADNPAFSSVGEERLYEECDGPCGESEEERREGEGRFSSYCRKALQPVSKAKHFCKAHAKVLRRVILWLLGIAYLCYFIAACCLNFQRALALVVMTAVVVFFICWNLFKKHCGAKVLLLLSSVWKRFHKFWPWLKWLLFVAHLGGLITWLALNNSGNPEQLISLAGFCFLVLFLFACSKHHGEVSWRAVFWGLGLEFLFGLLVLRTTPGIQAFQWLGDQIQFFLGYTTAGSRFVFGNTLIEEVFAFQALPIVVFFSCVMSILYYLGVMQWLIVKISWLLQVSMGTTPTETLSVAGNIFVGQTEAPLLIRPYLADMTRSEIHAVMTGGFSTIAGSVMGAYISFGIDAASLIAASVMAAPCALAMSKLVYPEVEESKFKGKASIHLSSGEEQNILEAASNGAAASVGLVANIAANLIAFLAVLEFINTALHWFGEMVDIEGLSFQLICSYVLMPVAFLMGADWADSPLVAELLGIKIFLNEFVAYQQLATYKKNRLSGLEEWDGSRKQWISERAESIATFALCGFANLSSIGIMLGGLASMAPQRKGDLASIVLRALLTGACVSMLNACLAGLLHVPKEVGNCVTFLSTANFSSTSYTMYTCCKQLFASSVLVNGTLSFTGAWASVGDSMLCLTQCCRHYNHTSCAGTT encoded by the exons ATGGAAGAAAACCAGATAACCCTAGGCAACCTTGAGAAGGGCGCTGATAACCCAGCTTTCAGCTCCGTG GGGGAGGAGAGACTCTATGAGGAATGTGATGGTCCATGTGGTGAGAgtgaagaggagaggagagaaggggaagggagatTCTCCTCCTACTGCAG GAAGGCCCTACAGCCGGTATCCAAGGCAAAGCACTTCTGCAAGGCTCATGCCAAGGTGTTGAGAAGAGTCATCCTGTGGCTTCTTGGAATAG CCTACCTGTGCTACTTTATTGCGGCCTGTTGCCTCAATTTCCAGCGAGCCCTTGCCTTGGTTGTCATGACTGCTGTGgttgttttcttcatctgttgGAACCTCTTCAAGAAGCACTGTGGGGCAAAGGTAttgctgctcctcagctctGTTTGGAAACGCTTCCATAAGTTCTGGCCATGGTTGAAATG GCTTCTGTTTGTGGCCCACCTGGGAGGCCTGATTACGTGGCTGGCTTTGAACAACTCCGGAAATCCAGAGCAGCTCATCTCATTAGCTGGCTTCTGCTTTTTGGTGCTGTTCCTGTTTGCCTGCTCCAAGCACCATGGTGAA GTGTCCTGGAGAGCTGTTTTCTGGGGTCTTGGCTTAGAGTTCTTATTTGGACTCTTGGTCCTCCGAACAACCCCCGGCATTCAAGCCTTCCAGTGGCTGGGTGACCAGATCCAG TTCTTCCTGGGCTACACCACGGCTGGCTCCAGATTCGTCTTTGGAAACACACTCATTGAAGAAGTCTTTGCCTTTCAG GCTCTGCCCATTGTGGTTTTCTTCAGTTGTGTGATGTCCATCCTCTACTACCTTGGTGTCATGCAGTGGCTCATTGTCAAG ATCTCTTGGCTGCTTCAGGTTTCGATGGGCACCACACCCACTGAGACCCTGAGTGTGGCAGGGAACATCTTCGTGGGACAG ACTGAAGCCCCGCTGCTCATCCGCCCATACCTTGCAGACATGACCCGTTCAGAAATCCACGCTGTGATGACTGGTGGCTTTTCCACCATTGCAGGCAGTGTGATGGGTGCCTACATATCCTTTGGG ATAGATGCGGCATCGCTGATCGCAGCCTCTGTGATGGCTGCACCCTGTGCCCTTGCCATGTCCAAACTCGTCTACCCTGAAGTGGAAGAGTCCAAGTTCAAGGGCAAAGCAAGCATCCACCTCTCCAGCGG GGAAGAGCAGAACATCTTGGAAGCTGCAAGCAACGGAGCTGCCGCCTCTGTGGGGCTTGTGGCCAACATTGCAGCCAACCTCATCGCCTTCTTGGCGGTGCTGGAGTTCATCAACACTGCTCTGCACTGGTTTGGGGAGATGGTAGACATCGAGGGACTCTCCTTCCAG CTGATCTGCTCCTACGTCCTCATGCCTGTGGCCTTTCTCATGGGGGCAGACTGGGCAGACTCGCCACTGGTGGCCGAGCTCTTGGGGATCAAGATCTTCCTGAACGAGTTTGTGGCATACCAGCAGCTGGCCACGTACAAGAAGAACCGTCTGTCAGGCCTGGAGGAGTGGGACGGGAGCCGGAAGCAGTGGATATCT GAAAGAGCCGAGAGCATTGCCACCTTTGCCCTCTGCGGATTTGCCAACCTCAGCTCCATTGGGATCATGCTGGGAGGCCTAG CTTCCATGGCACCCCAACGCAAGGGTGACTTAGCCTCCATCGTGCTGCGAGCCCTGCTGACTGGTGCCTGCGTCTCCATGCTCAATGCCTGCCTGGCAG GTCTCCTTCATGTGCCAAAGGAGGTGGGCAACTGTGTGACCTTCCTCAGTACTGCCAACTTCAGCTCTACCAGCTACACCATGTACACGTGCTGCAAGCAGCTCTTTGCCAG CTCGGTGCTCGTGAACGGGACACTCTCCTTCACAGGAGCCTGGGCCAGTGTGGGGGACAGCATGCTGTGCCTGACGCAATGCTGCAGGCATTACAACCACACGTCCTGTGCAGGGACAACCTAG